Proteins from a single region of Syngnathus scovelli strain Florida chromosome 7, RoL_Ssco_1.2, whole genome shotgun sequence:
- the dmac2 gene encoding distal membrane-arm assembly complex protein 2 yields the protein MSAPLVSLLGCCLRSSRLIVARRPWSSSPMSSPPLHTRLLLYLTKRFYDVEMLLRLKSLMKRRGLRTENAYYSFTQSLYGADIAAAYYTLRLKGGFRFAGHSEWYRADHKGKFNWDFLNYKDTPLEEVDMSYTVINYIGLSNLEGQRSLRTLSVRGCPEVDDWFLARLHVFQDSLKELDISHCPRITTGGLVALRNLKGLRRLDVSALPGVSTPGLVIILLEEMLPQCEIIASGYDYNLKEVVEERSQG from the exons ATGTCTGCTCCCTTAGTG TCTCTACTCGGGTGCTGTCTACGGTCATCTCGGCTCATAGTTGCTAGGCGACCATGGAGTTCCAGCCCTATGAGCTCGCCTCCCCTGCACACGAGGCTGCTCCTCTACCTCACCAAGCGCTTCTATGACGTTGAGATGCTTCTAAGATTGAAGTCTCTGATGAAGAGGAGAGGGCTAAGGACGGAGAATGC TTACTACAGCTTCACTCAGAGCCTTTATGGAGCTGACATTGCAGCAGCCTACTACACTTTGCGTTTAAAGGGTGGATTCCG GTTTGCTGGCCATTCAGAATGGTACCGGGCAGACCATAAGGGCAAGTTCAATTGGGATTTCTTGAATTACAAAGACACACCTCTCGAGGAAGTAGACATGAGTTACACAGTCATCAACTACATTGGACTATCCAATTTGG AGGGACAACGGTCTTTGCGGACTCTGTCTGTACGAGGATGTCCTGAGGTAGATGACTGGTTCTTGGCTAGACTCCACGTGTTCCAGGACTCTCTAAAGGAGCTGGACATCTCTCATTGTCCACGCATCACCACAGGCGGCCTGGTTGCCCTGAGGAATCTCAA GGGACTGCGGCGTCTGGACGTGTCGGCCCTTCCAGGGGTTTCAACACCTGGCTTGGTGATCATCCTGCTAGAGGAGATGTTACCACAATGTGAGATCATCGCTTCTGGTTACGATTACAACTTAAAGGAAGTTGTGGAAGAGCGTAGTCAGGggtag